Proteins from a single region of Enoplosus armatus isolate fEnoArm2 chromosome 6, fEnoArm2.hap1, whole genome shotgun sequence:
- the LOC139286545 gene encoding protein FAM180A-like, translating into MLPWRMAIVGLFYCCIKTGVTRCRTKALFPAASRIKRGVANVVNPTFHNSFDDVHLLFEILLTGIHFEANGEFSVQEAELASLRKTRQLEVICEEIIPRKLTDIFRLISALSNHIGHLHQDDFERTLLTLAYTAQQMVNSTNEHQRDVWAESFVGLYKAIKQDLTGTN; encoded by the exons ATGCTGCCCTGGAGGATGGCCATCGTTGGTCTTTTCTACTGCTGCATCAAAACAGGTGTCACGCGATGTCGGACTAAAG CTCTATTCCCAGCTGCAAGCAGAATAAAAAGAGGGGTGGCAAATGTGGTAAACCCCACCTTCCACAACTCCTTTGATGATGTTCATCTATTATTTGAG ATCCTCCTGACTGGGATACACTTTGAGGCCAATGGAGAGTTTTCAGTGCAAGAAGCCGAGCTGGCGTCCCTCCGCAAGACAAGACAGCTGGAAGTCATCTGTGAGGAGATCATTCCCAGGAAGCTAACAGACATATTTAGGCTCATCTCCGCCCTTTCAAATCATATTGGTCACCTGCATCAGGACGATTTTGAGCGCACCCTGTTGACCTTGGCATACACCGCCCAGCAGATGGTCAATTCCACTAATGAACACCAACGAGATGTGTGGGCAGAGTCTTTTGTTGGTTTGTACAAAGCCATCAAGCAGGATCTGACAGGGACAAACTGA